The nucleotide window TTCCGCATGCGCGTTCTCGGGACCACCGCGGACTACGTCTTCGCCGACGACATGCCTGTCGAGCGGGGGCGGTTCATCACGGACCGCGACCTCGACTCGTACGCTAACGTCATCATGATGGGCCCGACCTACAAGGAGGACCTCTTCGGCGACGAGGACGCCGTCGGGAAGGTCGTGTTCGTCGAGGGCATCCCGTTCACGGTCGTCGGCGTCATGGAGCGGAAGGAGTTCTACTTCCGGGGCGGCGGGGGCGGCGAGCGCAACGTCCTCGAGTGGTTCAACAGGGGCCACTACATCCCGATCACGACGATGATCAAGCGGTTCTCGGTCCACGACCGGCTTGACGGTCTCGAGATCGCCGCCAGGTCGGTCGACCTCGTGCCCTCTCTCATTCAGGAGGTCAGGACCGTCCTCATGCGCCGTCACGGCGTCGAGGACTTCGAGATCGACTCGAAGTCGGAGCGCATTCAGGAACAGGCCGAACAGGCCCGCTTCTTCAACATCGTGTTCTGGGCCGTGGCCTTCGTATCGCTCTTCGTCGGCGGCGTCGTCATCGCCAACATCATGCTGTCGTCGATCACCGAGCGTATCCGGGAGATCGGCGTCCGGAAGGCCATTGGAGCGTCCGGACGCGATGTCTTCATCCAGTTCCTCGTGGAGGCGATCGTCATCACGGCGCTGGGAGGCGCGATCGGGCTCGGACTCGGTCTTCTCCTCGTCAGGACGCTCGACCGCGTGCTCGTGATGCCGACGGCCGTGGACGCATCGATCCTCGCCATCGCCTTCCTGACGTCGATCGGCGTGGGGCTGGTCTTCGGTCTCTTCCCGGCGCTCCGCGCGGCGCGACTCGACCCGGTCGAGGCGCTCAGATACGAGTAGCGGAGGACCCGTGAACGTCTACGAGAGCATACTGAGCGGCCTCGCCTCGATCTGGTCGCACAAACTGCGCTCCGCGCTCACCCTGTTCGGCATCGTGGTGGGCGTCGCCGCCGTCATATCCATGTTCTCGTTCGTCGACGGGATCGTCGGTCGCATCAGAGAGGACTTCGAGAAGCTCGGCTTTGACAACACGTTCTTCGTCTCGAACATGGACCCTCTGAACCCCGACCGCCGCGCAGAGCTCAAGGCGTCCGACGGCCTGACGCTCGGCGACATCGATGCCCTCCGCGCCGAGGTACCGGAGATCCGGGGGATCACGCCGGTCGTCTCGAGCTACACCGTCATCCGTGCGGGAAGCGAAGCCCGACGCGGTCCGATCTTCGGCGTGACACCGGACGGGTTCACCCTGTTCGAGCTCGACGTCGGCGAGGGCCGCAGCTTGAGCGACATCGACGTGGAGGAGCACTCCCGTGTCTGCGTGCTGGGTCAGCTCATCAAGGAGGACCTGTTCGGCGACCGGAGTGCGATCGGCGAGACGGTCCTCGTCCGCGACGTCAGCCTGGAGGTCGTGGGCGTTCTCAGGATGAAGGAGTTCAGCCCGATGTTCGGGAACTCCGGTCAGGAGCAGGAGCACCGGAGGATCTACGCGCCCTACACGACCATCTCACACTACCTGGCAGGCACGAAGCGGATCGACACGTTCGCGGTCAAGCTGAGAAAGGGCGCGGACATCGCCTCGGGATACGACCGGATCTTCGCTGTGCTCTACCGGCGACACCGGATGATCGAGGACTTCCAGATCGAGAACGTCGCTGAGCAGATCGCCCAGGCGCGCGACCAGGTCGACCAGATCTCCAGCCAGTGGAGAGCGATACTCGGCAGCATCGCCACGGTCTCTCTGCTCGTCGGCGGGATCGGGCTCCTGTCGGTCCTCATCATCTCGGTCAACGAGCGTCTCCGTGAGATCGGCATCCGTAAGGCGGTCGGAGCGGAGGACCGCGCCATCTTCCAGCAGTTCCTCATCGAGTCGGTCACGATCAGCGTCGTAGGAGGACTCATCGGGGTTGCGCTGGGCGCCGGCTTGTGTAAGCTGATCACGCTCGGAGCGGCGGCCGCCGGTCAGGAGATGGTCATCCCTGTGTCCGGCACCGGCGTCCTTCTGGGGCTCGGCTTCGCCGTCGCCGTCGGCGTCCTCTTCGGCATCTACCCCGCCGTCAGGGCGTCCCGCCTCGATCCGATCGAGGCTATCTCGCGATACGCCTGACCTCTTCGAAGGAGGAACATGTGTTCGAAGCGATCGCGGCCGACACCGCGTCGAGCGCAACGGTGCTCGTGAAGCGCGCCGCGGGAGAGCTCGCGCGGGCCATCGAGGAGATCGAAGCGGACGACCCCGGCTCCTTCTGGGATGCACTCACCGACCTTGCGAGCGAGCTCGTGTGGGCGAAGCGCGACATGGCGCCCTTCGTCAACCTGGCGAGCGACGTTCTCGCCGCGGCCGAGCGCGGCGTGCTCTCGGGCGCTCCGCCGGACGCTCTGAAGACCGCGGCCGTCTCCGCCGCCGCCGAGACGCTGGAGTTCGCCGACGCCGATGTCGAACACCTCGCTCGGGAGGCGGAGAGGGCCCTTCCGCCTTGCACCACCGCCGCGACGCTGAGCACGAGCGCCGCAGTCCGCGCCGCCCTCGAACGCATCGCGCAGAGAACGGAGCGTGTCGTGATCGCCGAGTCGAGACCGGCGCTCGAGGGCGTGGAACTCGCCTCGAGGCTTGCCGGGACGGGCATCTCTGTTCGTCTCGTCTCGGACGCGGCGTTCCCGGCCGAGCTGACCGACGCGGACGTCCTGCTCCTCGGGGCCGACGCCGTCACGGAACAGAGCTTCGTCAACAAGACGGGAAGCTACCCGGCAGCCCTCGCCGCCCGCGAGGCAGACGTGCCGCTCTTCGTCCTTGCTCAGAAGAGCAAGATCATCCCGGAGGCGCTCTGCCGCCGACCGGAGCCCGGCGATCCGGCCGGACTGGCGCCGTCCCGGCCCGAGGGGGTCGAGGTCGTGAACCGGCTCTTCGAAGCGGTGCCGCTCGAGCTGGTGCGCGCCGTCATCACGGAGGACGGGCTGCTCCAACCGGACGATCTGACGGCCGTACTCAGGGCCCGCCCGGTCTCCCCGGCCCTCCTTCAGATGCTCTTCCCGAAGAGGCCCGGGGCGGACGTGGCGGCCGCCTGAAGGCGCTGATTCCGGTGGACTTGCCGACCGTTTCGGGCTATACTCAATTCTCTGACTACGCGCCCATGTGTGGGCGCGTTTCCCTCGCCTGCGTGTAGCCTCGAGTTCGCGCGGAGAGGGCGGTGGAAGCGACAGCTCGGGGCGTTTCTGGTGCACACGGAGGCCGAAATTGACCCAGAACACCAGGACGATCACGCCGGACAAGGTCCACGAGACACTCGGTTCTCACATGCTCGCCGACGGCTTCGACATCGTGCTCGATCTCGAGAAAAGCCGGGGAGCACGGATCCACGACTCGCGCTCGGGGAAGGACTTCCTCGATTTCTTCACGTGCTTCGCGTCGTCCCCGATCGGGTTCAACCACCCGAAGCTGACGACGCAGGAGTTCATCGAGAAGCTGGGCCGGGTCTCCGTGAACAAGCCCTCCAACTCCGATCTCTACACGATCGAGATGGCGGAGTTCGTCGACGCGTTCGCTCGACTGGCGGCGCCGAAGGCCCTGCCGCATCTCTTCTTCGTCAGCGGCGGCGCGCTGGCCGTGGAGAACGCTCTCAAGGTCGCGTTCGACTGGAAGGTCCGCCTGAACATCGCACGGGGCGTCAACCGTCCCGACGAGTACGAGGAGAACTACAAGGGCTCGAAGGTCATCCACTTCCAGCAGTGCTTCCACGGCCGTTCGGGCTACACGCTCTCACTGACGAACACGTTCGACCCGAAGAAGACCCAGTACTTCCCGAAGTTCGACTGGCCGCGCGTCCTGAACCCGAAGATGCGGTTCCCGCTCGAGGGGAAGAACCTCGAGGACACGGCGAGCGATGAGCGTGAGGCCCTGGCCCAGATCTACTCGGCCATCGAGGAGTACGGCGCCGACATCGCCGCCATGATCATCGAGCCGATCCAGGGCGAGGGCGGCGACAATCACTTCCGCCCCGAGTTCATGAAGGCTCTCCGCGACATCTGCGACGAGCACGACATTCTGCTGGTCTTCGACGAGATCCAGACCGGAATGGGACTGACCGGAACGATGTGGGCGTTCGAGCAGCTCGGCGCGACGCCGGACATCGTGTGCTTCGGCAAGAAGTCCCAGGTCTGCGGGATCATGGTCTCGGACCGCGTCAACGAGGTGCCGGACAACGTCTTCAAGGTGTCGTCGAGGATCAACTCGACGTGGGGCGGCAACCTGACCGACATGGTCCGTTGTCAGAAGTACCTCGAGGTGATGCACGAGGAGAAGCTGGTCGAGAACGCCGCCACGATGGGCGCGCGCTTCCAGAAGGGACTTCACGACATCGGCAGCGATCACGTGACGAACATCAGGGGTCGCGGTCTGATGTGCGCGTTCGACCTTCCGACGACCGAGCTCCGGAACGCCGCGCTCGGGACGATCCGCGAGAACGGCATGATGGCGCTCCCGTGCGGACCGATCTCGATCCGCTTCCGTCCCCCGCTCAACGTGACGGAGGCCGAGGTCGACGAGGCCAACGACGTCCTCGCGAGGTCGATCAGGGCTCTCTAGAACGGAATGTCTGTCAGAAGGGAAACCCACGGCGCCGGGTCTCGTCAGAGGCCCGGCGCTTCGCTCTATCCGGCCCAGCGGGCGAGGTTGATGCCGCCGGCCGGGGAGAACATGGAGGACGGCGCGCTCCTGTGCACCATCCGGACGGCCGCGCGCACGCTGCGGAAGCCGCCGCCGAGCAGAAGCGCCGGGGCGTCGGCGCGGCGGCTCGACGCGCCTGTACTCAGTCGGGCGAAGCCGCGGCTCACGCCGATGGTCCAGACCTGCCTGATGAGATCGCCGAACACGGTCTCGAGATCGGCCCCGGGAGAGATGCCCAGGAGATGGAGGTACGCGCGTCCCGAGTCGGCGGCGTCGCCCTTCCGGAAAGGGGCCGTCCTGAGAACGGCGAACCCGTCGACCCTGCCGCCCCTCCCCTCGTGAAAGACGGTCTCTCCGAAACCGCTGCGTTCGACGGCGAGAACCTCGGGCCGGTAGTCGAGCCCATCGATGAGCTCATTCGAGATACGGGCGATGCCGTCCAGCACCGACTTCCTGTCGCCTCGCCCGAGCTGTCTGAGGAGCACGACGTCCCCAGCCTTCATACCGCGGTATCTGTCCGCCTCCTTGATGAGCGGGAGTTCAAAGAGGAGCGTCGGAAAGGTCACCGCGAAACCGAGCTTGGTGTAGAGCCCGATGTTCATCCCGCTCTCGGGCATCGTCTCGAGACCCACGATGTTCGCCCGGCCCGCAAGGTACTCCATGGTGCTCGCCACGAGTGCCTTGCCGATGCCCTGTCCCTGGAACTGGGTCGGCACTCCGAACGTCCCGAACCAGCCCACCCGGCCCCAGGTGCGCCCCAGGATGAAGCCGACCATCGAGCCGTCGGCAGCGATGGCGACCTGATTGGCCTGCGGATCGATCGATGTCGAGTGCCTGAGCTCCTCGAGCGTCCGTTCAGCCACCGGCGTATCGTCGCGCCGGTAGACGCGATACCAGTCCGTGAAGACACCGGCCTCGATCTCGGCGACCGCGGGCAGGTCGGCCTCCGTCATCCGGCGAACACTGAAGTCGAGCCCCGTCATCGCCCCTCCCCGGCGCAGGGCCGTTCCCGTATCCGCTCGAAGACATAGGGGCCGGTTTCGGCGCCCCAGACCTGCTCGCCGTGCTCGTCGAAGCCCCGGTCCCAGCTCTCGAGCCGGTCCGGCGTCAGGACGATCATCGAGCCGGCGTACGCCGCCCCCCCGAGGGTGCTGGAACAGCCGGTCCCGACGGTCCCTCCCACGAAGTGCCCCTGCTCGCTCATTCTCAGGTAGACGGCGCAGCCCTCCCGGAGGTCGAGCGAGTCGGGCGTGAGCGCCGCGAGCGGCTCGTCATCCGCCCAGGCGCCGGCGAACCTGAGCGGGTCGGGAATCGCGTAGACCTCGCTCCTGACGAGCGTGTCACCCATCCCGACCACGTGGTAGACCCTCTGGCGGTAAGGCCGCTCGCGATGCGCGGCGGCCGCCTGTTCCACGTACAGCCAGTGTCCGTCGTCGCGGTCGGTCCACACGGGGACCGTCTCGAGCCGGATATCGAAGTAGTTCGTGTCGGCCTCTGCCTGTGCTGCGCTCGAGAAGGAACCGGTCAGCCATCTGGCGGCGACGTCCTCGAGCGGCTCGGTGCCCGGCGCGCCCCACGCCGGGAGTGCTGCAAGCACCACGGAAAGAACGAGAAGGGCCCTCATGTCCTAACCTCCGGGTTCCTCGTGTGTTCGGCGCTTCACGACAAGGAGCGTCATGTCATCGATCTGCGGCGTGTCGCCGGCGAAGTGCCCGACCTCATCCATGACGGCGTCGACGACCTCCCCGGCCTGGAGATCTCTCGCCCGTCTGAGGACATCGCGCAGCCTGTCGGAGCCGAAGAAGTCCCCCTCGGCGTTGCCGGCGTCGGTCACCCCGTCTGTGTGGATCGCCAAAACGTCGCCCTCGCCCAGTTCGACGGACCGGTCGCTCCACTCGGTACCAGGCAACAGCCCCAGCGGGACACCGGTGCTCGCCAGCGTCTCGTCCCGATCGGCACGAAGGAGGGTCGCCGGGTCGTGTCCCGCGCTCGCGTAGACGATGGTGCCCGTGTCGGAGTCGAGAACGCCGTAGAACGCGGTGAGGAAGAACTCGTCGTCCGTGTCGTCGAGGATCCTGCGGTTCGCCGCGCTCAACACGGCCGATGGTGACGCGCCGCCCTCGTGAGCGTACGTGCGGATGACCGTTCTGGCAAGCGCCATGTAGATTGCCGCGGCCACGCCCTTGCCGGATACATCGGCGACGAGCATGCCCCATCGTCCGCCGCCGAGCGGCACGAAGTCGACGAAGTCACCCGACGCCTCCCGTGCCGAGACGATCCGCCCCGAGAACTTCCAGCCGTCCACCTCCGGCGCCCGACGCGGCATGAAGCTCCTCTGGATCGTCGCGGCCACGGCCAGCTCCTGCTCGACGCGCTCGTGCTCGAGCTCGAGCTCGTAGGCCTCCGACCTGTGGATCGCGGCCGCCACAAGTGACGCGAGCGAGCGCGCCGCGGGGAGCGCGTCGCGAAGACGTGACGGCCCGACGCGCCGCCTGAGCGACAGGGCCCCGAGGGGGCGTTTCTCACCCGACTCGACGATCGGCACGACGGCGAGCGCGTCCTCCCCCGACGTGTCTCCCCAGGGCAGCCGCTCCCGCGGCCGAAAGACCACGGGCTCCGTGAGGTCTGAGGCCCATCGCCAGGCTTCCGGCGGCAGTGCGTCGGCGCCGCGGAGCCGCTCGACCAGCTTGCTGCCCGGGAAGCGGACCATCTCGAGCGACGAGAAGCTGAACATGGTCGACGCGTGCTCGGCCAGTAGCGTCGTCAGGTCGAGTTCACCGGGCGGCTGTTCGAGGAGCACGCGCGCAAGGCGCTGAAGCCGAACGAGCTCGCGCGACCGCTCCATCGACAATCGGGCCGTGCCGCTCGCCCAGTGCCCGGCGACCGCCACAAGAAGCGTGCCCGCCCCGAGGAAGAGCGCCGCGGGGAGACCGTCCTCGGACACCGTCGCCGCGGCGAAGGCGCCGAACGGTAGGATCAGAAGCGGCCAGCACGAGGAGGCCGCCCAGAACCTCAGGAAGACGCCCCGCGAGGGTCCCCGGAATCCGAAGGCGGGAGAGAACCAGGAGTATATGAAGATCGGAGCGTTGAAGAGCATCGTCAGGACCGCCAACACGACGGTCGCGGCAAAGGCGGCCGGCATGTCCGGCGCCGAGAGGCCGTCGGGCGGGATCGAACCGCCCCAGTGCCTGTAGAGATCGAGCGCGACAAGCGCTGAGATGAAGGTCGACGCGGCATCAAGGAGCGCGCTGCGGGCGACCCGGACGCGCCGCTCGGTCCTGCCGGGCACGTCGGCATGCTCCCTGCGCGAGGCAATGAACCGGCCGGGGATCCAGATCCACAGCGCGACCGGGCCGAAGAGAAGCGCGGCCGCCCAGATCACGACGTAGTCGAGGGCGCCCCCCATCTCGCCGACCAGGTTCTCCCCGAGGCGCACGTAGAACCTGAGGTCGAGTCCGCTCAGGACGATCGAGAAGAGAGCCAGGGGAACGAGATAGAGCCACGTGGTCGAGAGGGCGGAGAGATCGGACGAGCGGGAGAGCCAGACGACGCCGGCGACGAACGCCGGCGCCGCGTAGAGGAGACCGAGAAGGTCCATCACGACGAGCGAGCGCCCCGCCTCGTCGCCGGCGGTCAACCCCGGCAGGAGGCGACGCGTGAGGGAGAGCAGGGCCTCCTCGAACTCACCGATCCGTGCACTCAGCTCTGGTTCCGACATCTCAGGAATCGCTCAGTCTCCGCAGGGGCCCGACCTCGCCGCTTCCGGTCACACGCTCCTCGACCACGGGATCGCCCAGGTAGCCGACGCTGCCGGAGCCGCTCACGATCGCCTCGAGCGCTCCACTCGCGTTGACGAGCGCGTTGCCCGAGCCGCTGACCGTGACGACGGCCTGCTTGGTCTCGAGCGGACGGCCGTCGTACGACCCGGTGCCCGACACCGTCACCTCCTGGCGTATAGCGCGTCCCCCGAGGGTTGCGTTCCCCGAACCCGCCAGCGAGACGGACACTTCGAGCGCCGTCAGTTCGCGGATGAAGACCTCCCCGCTCCCGGAGACGTTCACACTCACGCGGTCGGCGTCCAGCGTCGGGACAACGACGTCGCAGGATCCGACGAGTTCGACGACGCTCAGCCCCCGTACGTCGACGCGTATCCTGAGAGGCGTCTCCGGACGCAGGGCGACGGCGCCGAGTTCGCCGACCTTTCCGATGTGGAGGGTCCCGCGGCGCACGGCGGTCTCTATCGCCGGGACGATGTTGTCGTCGCCTTCAATGACCACGCCGGTGCTGTCTCCCTGTACGATCTCGACCGATCCCGGAATGGACAGGGAGATGCGGTTGAAGTCGCCGACGATCCGTCTCTCTTTCGCAGGTGTCCCTGAGCCGTCCAGCGTCTGCTGACAGGACCCGAGGACCAGGGCACCCGCCGCGGCGAGCGCCAGGAGCAGATATCGTCTCATGTGTCTCTCCCCAAACCCGCATCGCAGGCTATTCGACGCTCGTGACGCTGCCCGCTCCGC belongs to Candidatus Effluviviaceae Genus V sp. and includes:
- a CDS encoding L-lysine 6-transaminase translates to MTQNTRTITPDKVHETLGSHMLADGFDIVLDLEKSRGARIHDSRSGKDFLDFFTCFASSPIGFNHPKLTTQEFIEKLGRVSVNKPSNSDLYTIEMAEFVDAFARLAAPKALPHLFFVSGGALAVENALKVAFDWKVRLNIARGVNRPDEYEENYKGSKVIHFQQCFHGRSGYTLSLTNTFDPKKTQYFPKFDWPRVLNPKMRFPLEGKNLEDTASDEREALAQIYSAIEEYGADIAAMIIEPIQGEGGDNHFRPEFMKALRDICDEHDILLVFDEIQTGMGLTGTMWAFEQLGATPDIVCFGKKSQVCGIMVSDRVNEVPDNVFKVSSRINSTWGGNLTDMVRCQKYLEVMHEEKLVENAATMGARFQKGLHDIGSDHVTNIRGRGLMCAFDLPTTELRNAALGTIRENGMMALPCGPISIRFRPPLNVTEAEVDEANDVLARSIRAL
- a CDS encoding FtsX-like permease family protein → MNVYESILSGLASIWSHKLRSALTLFGIVVGVAAVISMFSFVDGIVGRIREDFEKLGFDNTFFVSNMDPLNPDRRAELKASDGLTLGDIDALRAEVPEIRGITPVVSSYTVIRAGSEARRGPIFGVTPDGFTLFELDVGEGRSLSDIDVEEHSRVCVLGQLIKEDLFGDRSAIGETVLVRDVSLEVVGVLRMKEFSPMFGNSGQEQEHRRIYAPYTTISHYLAGTKRIDTFAVKLRKGADIASGYDRIFAVLYRRHRMIEDFQIENVAEQIAQARDQVDQISSQWRAILGSIATVSLLVGGIGLLSVLIISVNERLREIGIRKAVGAEDRAIFQQFLIESVTISVVGGLIGVALGAGLCKLITLGAAAAGQEMVIPVSGTGVLLGLGFAVAVGVLFGIYPAVRASRLDPIEAISRYA
- a CDS encoding FtsX-like permease family protein, with the translated sequence MNILESLGAGLRDMAANKGRAVITMIGIVLGVASVVAVLALMRGGQAQTEAFFEELGGLRELRITNTRTNRVFMSAAERASERLTYRDAQAIRRECPSVSYVDPEISRRLNVSYGDRTFRMRVLGTTADYVFADDMPVERGRFITDRDLDSYANVIMMGPTYKEDLFGDEDAVGKVVFVEGIPFTVVGVMERKEFYFRGGGGGERNVLEWFNRGHYIPITTMIKRFSVHDRLDGLEIAARSVDLVPSLIQEVRTVLMRRHGVEDFEIDSKSERIQEQAEQARFFNIVFWAVAFVSLFVGGVVIANIMLSSITERIREIGVRKAIGASGRDVFIQFLVEAIVITALGGAIGLGLGLLLVRTLDRVLVMPTAVDASILAIAFLTSIGVGLVFGLFPALRAARLDPVEALRYE
- a CDS encoding SpoIIE family protein phosphatase, with amino-acid sequence MSEPELSARIGEFEEALLSLTRRLLPGLTAGDEAGRSLVVMDLLGLLYAAPAFVAGVVWLSRSSDLSALSTTWLYLVPLALFSIVLSGLDLRFYVRLGENLVGEMGGALDYVVIWAAALLFGPVALWIWIPGRFIASRREHADVPGRTERRVRVARSALLDAASTFISALVALDLYRHWGGSIPPDGLSAPDMPAAFAATVVLAVLTMLFNAPIFIYSWFSPAFGFRGPSRGVFLRFWAASSCWPLLILPFGAFAAATVSEDGLPAALFLGAGTLLVAVAGHWASGTARLSMERSRELVRLQRLARVLLEQPPGELDLTTLLAEHASTMFSFSSLEMVRFPGSKLVERLRGADALPPEAWRWASDLTEPVVFRPRERLPWGDTSGEDALAVVPIVESGEKRPLGALSLRRRVGPSRLRDALPAARSLASLVAAAIHRSEAYELELEHERVEQELAVAATIQRSFMPRRAPEVDGWKFSGRIVSAREASGDFVDFVPLGGGRWGMLVADVSGKGVAAAIYMALARTVIRTYAHEGGASPSAVLSAANRRILDDTDDEFFLTAFYGVLDSDTGTIVYASAGHDPATLLRADRDETLASTGVPLGLLPGTEWSDRSVELGEGDVLAIHTDGVTDAGNAEGDFFGSDRLRDVLRRARDLQAGEVVDAVMDEVGHFAGDTPQIDDMTLLVVKRRTHEEPGG
- a CDS encoding GNAT family N-acetyltransferase, giving the protein MTGLDFSVRRMTEADLPAVAEIEAGVFTDWYRVYRRDDTPVAERTLEELRHSTSIDPQANQVAIAADGSMVGFILGRTWGRVGWFGTFGVPTQFQGQGIGKALVASTMEYLAGRANIVGLETMPESGMNIGLYTKLGFAVTFPTLLFELPLIKEADRYRGMKAGDVVLLRQLGRGDRKSVLDGIARISNELIDGLDYRPEVLAVERSGFGETVFHEGRGGRVDGFAVLRTAPFRKGDAADSGRAYLHLLGISPGADLETVFGDLIRQVWTIGVSRGFARLSTGASSRRADAPALLLGGGFRSVRAAVRMVHRSAPSSMFSPAGGINLARWAG